From Rana temporaria chromosome 7, aRanTem1.1, whole genome shotgun sequence, the proteins below share one genomic window:
- the LOC120944971 gene encoding activin receptor type-1-like gives MVEGGWILPLLIMVAFSSLSMEDEDLKMDSGQYKCVCEGNSCGGGDHCHGQQCFASLSINDGVMVYQKGCFQVYEQGRMTCKTPPSPDQAVECCQSDLCNLNITAFLPRKGRTLPGAVLSYSVETLAISVLAPVIVLIVFSLVALFVFRNIQRRHVERLRTKDAEYGTIDGLIASNVGDSTLADLLDHSCTSGSGSGLPFLVQRTVTRQITLAECVGKGRYGEVWCGLWQGESVAVKIFSSRDEKSWFRETELYNTVLLRHENILGFIASDMTSRNSSTQLWLITHYHEMGSLYDYLQVTTLDTAMCLRAVSSIASGLAHLHVEIFGTQGKPAIAHRDLKSKNVLVKKNGQCCIADLGLAVIHSQFTNQLDVGSSPRVGTKRYMAPEVLDETIQVDCFDSYKRVDIWAFGLVLWEVARRMVSNGIVEDYKPPFYDVVPNDPSFEDMKKLVCVDQQRPNIPNRWSSDPTLTALAKLMRECWYQNPSARLTALRIKKTLIKIDNSLDKLKSDW, from the coding sequence ATGGTGGAGGGTGGTTGGATCCTTCCTCTGCTCATCATGGTGGCCTTTTCATCTCTTAGTATGGAAGATGAGGATCTGAAGATGGACTCCGGCCAGTACAAATGCGTGTGCGAAGGGAACTCGTGCGGCGGTGGGGACCACTGTCACGGGCAGCAGTGCTTCGCCTCGCTCAGCATAAATGATGGCGTCATGGTCTACCAGAAAGGCTGCTTCCAAGTCTACGAACAAGGCAGGATGACGTGCAAGACCCCTCCGTCTCCAGACCAGGCCGTGGAATGCTGTCAGAGCGACCTCTGCAACCTCAACATCACCGCGTTCCTGCCAAGAAAGGGGAGGACCTTACCCGGCGCGGTGTTAAGTTACAGCGTGGAGACCCTGGCGATATCGGTCCTGGCCCCCGTCATCGTTTTAATCGTCTTTTCCCTCGTGGCCCTCTTTGTCTTCCGGAACATCCAGCGGCGTCACGTGGAGAGGCTGCGTACCAAAGACGCAGAGTACGGCACCATAGACGGCCTGATTGCGTCAAACGTTGGGGACAGCACGCTGGCGGATCTGCTGGATCACTCGTGCACGTCTGGCAGCGGATCTGGTCTCCCCTTCCTGGTACAGAGGACGGTGACCCGCCAGATCACCCTCGCGGAGTGCGTCGGGAAGGGCCGCTACGGCGAAGTCTGGTGCGGCCTCTGGCAAGGCGAAAGTGTGGCAGTGAAGATTTTTTCGTCGCGAGATGAGAAGTCCTGGTTCCGAGAGACGGAGTTGTACAACACGGTGCTGCTGAGACATGAAAACATTCTGGGGTTCATCGCCTCGGACATGACTTCCAGAAACTCCAGCACCCAACTGTGGCTGATCACTCACTACCACGAAATGGGATCTCTCTACGATTACTTGCAAGTGACCACCTTGGACACGGCCATGTGCCTCCGCGCCGTCTCGTCCATCGCCAGCGGGCTGGCCCATCTACATGTCGAGATATTCGGCACCCAGGGAAAGCCGGCCATCGCCCACCGGGATCTGAAGAGCAAGAACGTTCTGGTGAAGAAGAACGGCCAGTGCTGCATAGCGGATCTAGGATTGGCCGTGATCCACTCGCAGTTCACCAATCAGCTGGACGTCGGGAGTAGCCCCCGGGTGGGGACGAAACGGTACATGGCTCCGGAAGTTTTGGACGAGACCATCCAGGTGGACTGTTTCGACTCTTACAAGAGGGTGGACATTTGGGCTTTTGGGCTGGTCCTCTGGGAAGTCGCCAGGCGCATGGTGAGCAACGGTATCGTGGAAGACTACAAACCTCCGTTTTACGACGTCGTCCCCAACGACCCCAGCTTCGAAGATATGAAGAAACTCGTTTGCGTGGATCAACAAAGGCCAAACATTCCCAACCGATGGTCCTCGGACCCGACGCTGACGGCGCTTGCCAAGCTGATGAGGGAATGCTGGTATCAAAACCCCTCCGCCAGACTCACCGCCTTGCGCATCAAAAAGACTTTAATCAAAATTGACAATTCCTTAGATAAACTGAAATCGGACTGGTGA
- the LOC120944796 gene encoding uncharacterized protein LOC120944796, protein MPLLSPAQLPWRGGGVGFTIYSLPRHIPSVLCLSSSPLVHLLDFLRPPLSSSACTMVSNEGCSEGTPGPNYDARSTVCLLDADATDDLHNAPLDADRLLALQGSELNCVVENIPEKEIHTNVQNDPGHRCSGRQCSGHQCISPQLPYRIFALGLICLLMAVGLPPLMYMLYQDVHYKNLLQTLIERLDAQSQILTQMAANRNIAGYNPGGP, encoded by the exons ATGCCCCTCTTATCACCTGCCCAGCttccatggaggggggggggggtaggtttcACTATATATTCCCTCCCCAGGCACATTCCCTCAGTCCTCTGtctgtcctcctcccctctgGTTCATCTGCTGGATTTCCTGCGACCCCCTCTGTCTTCATCAGCTTGCACCATGGTTTCCAATGAAGGATGTTCTGAGGGGACCCCAGGCCCCAACTACGATGCCAGATCTACCGTATGCCTGCTGGACGCGGACGCCACTGATGATCTGCACAACGCGCCGCTGGATGCGGACCGACTACTGGCTCTGCAGG gTTCAGAACTCAACTGCGTTGTTGAGAACATTCCGGAAAAAGAAATTCACACCAATGTGCAGAATGACCCCGGCCATCGGTGCAGCGGCCGTCAGTGCAGCGGCCATCAGTGCATCAGCCCGCAACTTCCCTACAGGATCTTCGCCTTGGGACTTATCTGCCTTCTCATGGCGGTCGGATTACCCCCATTAATGTACATGCTGTACCAAGACG TACATTACAAGAATTTGCTGCAGACGTTAATAGAAAGATTGGACGCTCAGAGCCAGATCCTCACACAAATGGCGGCCAATCGGAACATTGCTGGATATAACCCCGGAGGGCCGTGA